The segment ttaaatgataattattgaaatagctaaactcacggcagtgcggctttcattagtcatgagcggccgcgccggccggtctccatctaatgtccttatgtagcattttcgttcatctagagcttattttacctttacaaaaactggtacaaaaatgttttaatttctattaattattcgtgttgataataaatgaagagcgaatacataacttacaaccgattttatgaataagaTACACtgtaccaatagcaagagttcaaATTGAccagctacctaacatggctacgtcaacaaacgaaatcatttgaagctgcgagttttcgggtggtgtgtggctttaatgaatatttgaaggtatgtttggacgcaagtatatagtaggaaaatatgttaagatttttttatattgagtttgtgagacaacaacacaagaatacaccgatttcaggcctcaaccgtccgcagctttttgtgacccgtaaatcgaaggtttttataagaggtggatctttccagagagctatgtacattTCTCCAGttacactgaatccgctcgagaaagtgggcgggctgtaattggccaatgaaaactcttgctgtattacatcaaacatgtcattcaaattgttcaatcgtctcattcaattgtgtcgtcacacaacgcaatactatatcgggtaaagcgttctaattcaaaggtgaattgcgataagcTTAACTCAAGAGCGCTTAATACACCTTAGGGGTGAGTTGATGTTGAACTTAAATGTTCTATATACAATTTAAGCGAGAGATTGTGTCTATCATTAgagttatatttacatgtatataatttatgcAAAAGATTTAGTTTAACTTAGGCGTGAACTGATGTTAAAATTTAGAGTTCCTAACACACCTTAGACGAGAAAAAATGTTAAATCTTAAGGTTCTTCCGACTGCGCTAGCCTAGTGGTTAATGCGCGCGCTTCGTAGCCGGAAGTCTCGGATTCGATTTCTTTATCCTAACTCCGCTTCAAACCATTGAGAcatttaacataggtagtgactgttcttTCGCCACGCCCTCATCAtcagaagtgaaagtcacgagTCATTTCGATATCACCTTAAAAACGTTGGTCCATGTCACGCCAGGGGTCGGCACGATGAAACCTTCGATGaatgtttgaaggtatgttAGGACACAAGTACATAAGAAaaggcttatataggctgcaagcctgctgcctaatccatttatgtttcatacataataaaatattgtttaacttaaATTAAGTACAGTGgggaaatatgttaggaatttttttatattaaatttttgaGACGGTGGtgcaagaatacaacgatataaggcctcgaTCAACCATGCGCATTTTTTCTGCGccgtaaatcaaaggtttttataggaggtggatctgtagctctctggtctgtcttgatattttcccagagagctacaacTCTGCAGCGAGTATACTATGTATGGATAAACATGTTCCGCCCCAGCCCGTGCTTGAACTTGGGATCTGCGTAACCAAATCTCCTTGCAGTGCGCGACCGGTgtgctagaccgctcgaccatttAGGCAAGTCAAAGGGGGCATGGGCATCGCGATTTTTGCTCGATTAAAtctgttagtttttttttttattgtagaaATAAAGATCTCTTATAAATAAgtggattaaaaatatttttacacaggATACGCTTTGTATTTGCATAAAATCCGACCATCTAAATCATGTTTGTAAACACATTGTTCTAGAAAGACGAATGCGCGCGCATAGGATTGTAAACAAATGCTTCAACCGCGTGCAAGATTTCTAAAAAGTATGTCTATAGCCATCAACATTTTAACAAAGgttaattataaatcaattatgGAGCAAACACAAAGAAGAAAGAGCTAAAAATCTTCGTGGTGAAAGATTTTTTCCCCCTCCGAAGCCGTCAACTTTGGCGTCATGTTGATAGCCGAGTCGTAccttattttgaaaatgaaaagtttagatgtCACAAATACATCTTTGCGTCAGTTTTTGAAATTCAGCCCctttaagaaagaaaaaactgCTTTCAATGATGATGGAATTCTTGCCACGTTGTAATACTGtacatgcgcggatctagagggggggggggggggggggggggggggggggtccggacccccctggaatttgcaaagataaaaaaaatttacaatattacgatttataacaaaaatgagttatatcacgggttcgattttgtgaaaaggttcgaccccctcccccccccccccccccccccccctgaaaaaaATTATGGATCCGCGCCTGCTGTACACAGTCATTGAGAATGAAAATGGAAAGAAGCTGTTTTACTTCAATTTAAGAGgatcatcagtggcggatttaaggggggcgcagccggcgtccccccccctccccccataaattttaaaatttaaggtaaatcgtggtctcttgctcagaaaaatgtaaacgataagaGAAGCAATATATTCTTCCACTCTCggggaaataaatgacaaaatcttttgatttattgaatcaCTTTTATtgagagaagattttttttcccaaaaaaACCCTTAacatttgcgtcattttattaatttcattttattaaaaatgacagaaaatagcaaaaatgactGCATAGGAGacttataaaatctgtaaaatcaatGACCCACTTAGAGCCTAAGGGCGGCCCCCAGActcactgcctcataaagttgcgtcCCCACCcccaatttctggatccgcccctgatcatacaggacacatacatgtacaactacatttgaaatacatgtattgcaattGGTCCCCGTCCGTCAACAAATGCACATTTTAAACTCCTTTTTGGTAACTacttaattctttttaaatttggcaTACTAGCCTCTTTAGAGTGCGAGGGACCTAAATGGAAAATTTCTGACTTTTGTACTTCAggagtaaattaaaaaattaaaatttaaaattaaaaaagggTAAGATAAGAATTGCCAAAATTTCACAATGAAAAAACAATCTTCTCTAGTTCCGCACATCTGAAGGGAAAATTGAATATATAGCTATGCAGAACAGGATGTCCTCTATCCATATTGTAAATCTCATGACACTCTCCCGAAGTGTAGAAATACTGAATATAGGGGACAAAGAAACTCACTATATATGGAGACCTACTTCCGCCACAGTATTTCTTCACGTATATTAGATTTACTGAATGGGTTTAATGCAATCCATTgttatttacaacaaaaatattttaatgcacTGTGCACCATGCGTGTCTTAACTGAATCTCCTTTCTTTTTTGAACGAGCGCCCAACTTGTGACATGTAACGAGAACTTTCATCGTCATCGCAAGCAACTTTTTGAAATTCCTAGATGGTCCATCGGTCTAGTGCGTTGGCACTCagccattttattttacaaatatattcattttcCCTCTTTTAtactaaataaaatgtgtaccattagaaaatatttcatttcgttgtacatgatatttaaacagGATATGTACATCGGTGGTCAAACACGTACActgaaaagtaaaaaaaagtttcatCCTCGGTGtatacatagatatatatacaaccaaatggaatatttttcgatggtacatattttattgagcatAAAAGGGGAAACATATCtatctttataaaatgaaagatgtAGGTCCTGTGGTCTAATGCGCAGCTCTATGTAGGAGAATCGGTTCCGTAGGTCTCGAGTTCCCGGTGTGGGGGCGGAAAAGGGCattcatgtatatcaaatgtctctgtgctttatatatgaTGGGCTCACAGAAATAGTCTTTTACATCAGATCCTACGCTCCTTTATACGTGGCAATACGTCCAAgtatatttgaattttacaaCAGGAAAATTTTAATCTCGGCTTTGCTACATATGAGGATTGAGGTCATTTACACCTGCACTGTTGGAATCGTCCATACGTCATTATATCATTGatacttgtaaagaaaaaagTAAATGACATTTAGTCTCTGATGTTATTATCTACGAAATACCGTAATAGTACATTGCGTCTTCTGTTTCAACTGTACTACATCCGATAAGCATACAAGGACATATAAAGCGGATACGTGTTTGTTTAGGTATAGTGAAGAACTAAATTGTACAGACCTATGGAAACCGGATGCTGATGGGTAATCTACCACACACATCTAACCTATCACTGGGTACGATGTGATAGTCTCTATGCTCgaacatttgtaaatatatacccAGGACGTCCTGAATAATACATTGTTTTAAATTGATTCAGTGtcaattacaaaaaataaaatatatagttcAACATTTAGATGGATTCATATACATAGATCATCCATCACAATTCTCTGAAGTCTGCTGCATTTTTACATCATTTAATAAAATTGACAATCACTCccagaaaatcaaatttattcgCATACTTCATAAAGTCAGCATTGTGTACAAtgtaccaacaacaacaaaaaaccctaaaaaaacaaaaacaaccaagTCACAGACACACGATATGGACATGATTCCTgctggtcaaaggtcatgtgaTGACGTCATAGATACACCTTGATGGTTATCGTGACGCCTGTCTGATTCAGTTACAGCGAACATTTATACCCCGCGCTACGACAGGAGACATATGGAAACCATCCATATTTAATGATCAGGACGATGAGGGCTTTTTGACAAGTTCGTCATTTTCCACAACATATTCCCCCTCCTTGAATTTCTCGCTGATGTCCTTGGCATAACAAGTATTGAAGAGATCCTGCGCCGTGAACTTCTCCTGCGTGATAGCTTTTGTGTCATAAGGCACATATGGCTTCAGCTGTTGATATCAAACAAAGATTCACTTAAAGGCGACACAACAGGTATTAACTACACAGAGTTCCTTACCAATTGCGACCACAAAACGCTTGTTACCAAGGTTACCAGAATAACAAAGCATGATTaagtacaaaaataaatactctATGCGAGAGATATTGCTCCAACTAACACCGAGACACCAGGTGTGCCACGAGAGGTTTCCTTTTTAAATCTCTATTTATCTTGGATGTTTACAGTTTCGCCTGATACTGAGAAGGAGGCTGTCTATCTAAAATAAATGTTCttgatagatattttttttatattaaaaaaaaacccttgctatgcacatgtatatttcaatgaaaaacgtCCAATTTGTCTACGGGGGGCAGATCACGTAAGGACTAATAAAGTATGCTATTACCCCGGCAGTTTTAAATACATTCTATTTCAATTATCATTTGTAAACCCTGTACTAAATAACGTGATATTTCTATTGTCTTTATCATCCCCACCGACACAGCATCGAACATGACCAGATGTTCTATGAAACTTGTAACACGTGAATgtgtaaaatcataaatattcaGTTCATTATCGGATCATACATGGGGAATAAATTCTGTTTGCGTAATATACCATGATACCTAAACAAGATAATTGCCTCTTCACCAAATGTTAGATAAACATATTGGGAATAATATTTTCAATCCCTCTCCGTGGATTATCTCAAAAACTACCTTGGCTGTTCTTAGGACTGAGCAATCATGTTTACACTAACAGGACAGGATTGTGACAAATCCTCCTCCAAAATTTCTTTCAGAAGAGGGAAATTGTGATTTAATTTTATGGATttgtttgattattttctttctttctttcaaatttcAGTCTAGCTGTAGATTTTAGTTCTCTGGGAAGAATAAGTTCAGaattctttttatatttcattaatatctagGGACGGCGATGTAAAACTCGGAGAGATACAACACCTGAATGTGTTAAGAAAATGTTCATCCATACATTAACTCGAATGTTTTTATAAGAAGTGgatatgtagctctctgatctatCCAAATGTTCCCCTAGAGAGTTATAGTTATaaagataatttagaaaatgaaaattaatgatCTCTATTAAAAAGCTATACATTGGTTCTTGAAAAATAGATTAGTGTTTAGAGGGTCCCCAATCCACACTTACAGCCATCTTGGTACAGGTTGAACAAATCAAGCACATATTGGACATTGCTAGGAAATCAAAACTTGAAAATATACGTAATGAAACATGTTTTACACCTCACCTTTATCCTATATCTATTTTACAATTTCTACATCAAATAGTACTGGTACATAATATTTTGCACAgatttgacccccccccccccaatgaattTGGCACACCCTCCTCTGCCAGTACAGGAATGCAGTGTGTGAGCACTCACTCCTATGTTCAGTGGTATATGGTAAGTGGATTTCCACTGCAGACCCCAGAAGTATGATTTTGCAAACTTTGACTTTTGATGactagagtccggaaaccattttCCGTCTGTTGAGCCacctgaccttgacctttgactactTTATGATACTATGCATGACACATTCTGATATAGGGAGGATGTGTGTGAAGATTCAGGTCTGTAGGTAGAAAAGGAATTCAATTAGAATCCACATACCTTTTCCTAAGTCAGGGCTCTGACCTTTGATGTTACAATGTGTTATATTGACCAAATGCAGATTCATAGACAATTtcagaaacaaaacaaattattggTTTCTGTAGGGATTCAAACATGCAGAGTAAGATTGGGTCAAACAATCATCGCCAGTAAGTAACTGCAATTAATGCTTAACTAATTTTCTAACTATCTGTTCACGGTCATAATTGAATTTGAAGCTTCATTCTACatgtttatgtacatgtttctGAAACTGATCTTAATAATGCCAcaacaaaatatcaacaaaaatgCTGTATGATTTTGGTGTATGATTGATTTTCTGCCTTTGAATTTTTTCCTTAAAGGGGCATtggctgtcattttgtcaccaaaaactgaattcaatgaaaattgctctgtATTATATATGTCAGTAATAACACCAtgcaatatttaattatttcaaacactttttaacttcaaagcaggcacatgaatgtgtaattttgttgattaaataattattgtcttgcaagacaataattcttccttatatatatttttttacctTAAAAATCGTTacctaacgtagttttattaggtttctcttgtttatgtacaaaataaatgtttataataGTCATTAATATGTATTTCTACGCCactgagagattttgagaaaaaaatggttgccattactttcacagctaatgcccctttaagctTTATTAAATAACACACAATTTGATACGGATCATAGAAGACAAATCTGACCTGGCAGTCGGTGAGATCGGGTACAACAAGTTCAGGAGTCATTTCCTTTACTCGAAAAAAGCGTTTGTATTTCATATGGACAAACCCTGTTGGCTGAACatctaaaaaataaacatatgaagttcatgcatacatgtattgtatcaACATTCACCAATGTTTCATCAGTAGTGACCTAATTGTCATAAACATCCTCATACAGAAACTTGCGACTATGTCATAGAGGCTTCCTTATTCGGAGCATAAAATGTTATATCGCTTTTGTCTTCcacaaatttcaaatatgaGAAAAAACTGTCTCTGCTGTTTGTATGTGTGATggggatacatgtatataataaaggGGAAGCACATGGTAATTTGCAAACTCAGTTATACACAAATGATTGTACAATGATAACTGACAGACATACATATGTGTATAGGTAATATATCTGTAAATTGGTCACTCTCAAACCTTTTGAAACTTTAAGGACAATAACTCTTTTTGTTTGTCAGTGCAGAAGAGTTAATACTTTTTTGGACGACTGTATTATCTGAGCACAATATGCTTGGTGCAGTCTATGATTATGTATTGCAAACAGTTTAGAGATAGTTTGAATTATTTGTACACCTGCTCAGGTAGTCTCAGATTCTGAAGGTATACAAGATGATAAACCGTAAGCCTCTTCACACCGTCATATTGAATGATGGCTCTGGGCATATCATCTCATATACTTCCAAAAACTGAGACATTTCTAATATTGGCATTTTCCATCATATTTACCTTGTTGCATACAATGTTATATTGCCATGTTGACTGTACTTTGTTTTGCTATTTagcatttgaaaaatgaaacaaGCAtcacttttcaatattttccactgTGATATCACAATcaataatattaaaaatatcatatcaaaattGTGATGACCCTTTTGCTAGTACTTTACATCCCTGCAAAATATGAGagtaaatgaaaaaataacatttactttcaattgttaacaacaatgagggaaaaacagagtgtaTGTAAATACCTGTATATCAATTCATCATTGAACAATTGTTGGTTTTGTTAATTCACAGTAATTCATATGAAATCTAAGTGACTGTAAATCCATATGATAAACCTATGAAATGATAACTGATGTAGATCTTGTAATAAATCTCTGTACATGTGGATTGACAAACTGCTTTGAATTGTCTCTGGGCAATTGGCATTACAATAATGATacttaattgttttattacagaTTTTCACAAATGGAGTACATACTGGCAATAtattaattgaataaaaattaaagGAAAACCATTATGTTTAGCAGCCTTTATGCATCATTACAGACTTTCCAAAGGAAGTTAAACTTGTACGAATCTTTGTCTACTTTTTGTTCGGATTATGGAGGATATAAATTCATAGAAGTTTGCATTGATTTATGCGTAATCAGCTTTAACAATTAATGCAATTAAATAGGAAGAACAAGGATTCGCAATGGATGCAAGTTTAACAAAGAAAACCTTTtgcctatgtatgatttttgAAGAATGAGACACTGAATACAAATTATAAACAATACTTAAAGATTTCAACTGGGTCCCTTGACCAAGAAATGTGGAAAATATAGTTCATCTATTAATGATCCCATGGCAAATCTGTTTGTAGAtctatcaatatacatgtacatataccactgaacagtaaaaaaaaacaaaaacccatgACTACTATaatatactgtggaatcatcattgttcgtgggggattgatgttcgtggatttcgtgggtcactcttactCATGAATTTAAgtgtcctcgaacattttttaaaccaagtagagttatctctcctagtgacatcgtatTGCTTACCCATGAAATTAAatccccacgaaccagcaaaattttgcttaaccATGAACGatggcccccacgaattaaaatgattccacgGTATGCTACTCTCCTGG is part of the Ostrea edulis chromosome 2, xbOstEdul1.1, whole genome shotgun sequence genome and harbors:
- the LOC125679573 gene encoding 39S ribosomal protein L41, mitochondrial-like, whose translation is MNRNLLCIHCLRRSFSTTPQVYVQKPRLWPAKRSRRPFDERYPVSAKHVNDKRLGGSKELAKKMALHYVQPTGFVHMKYKRFFRVKEMTPELVVPDLTDCQLKPYVPYDTKAITQEKFTAQDLFNTCYAKDISEKFKEGEYVVENDELVKKPSSS